In a single window of the Saccharothrix australiensis genome:
- a CDS encoding acetyl-CoA carboxylase carboxyltransferase subunit alpha/beta: MRLDDLSDTGTAPAGGDPTATPGVGPRRVLDRIDEVPPGVWQRCAACGCLLHHTAWARSHGACAACGSTRRLSAAERIAQLVDPDTFTEHLARLRSTDPLGFTDSAPYPVRLRRAHARTDSSEAAVLGTAMAGGRSVVLLVMDFGFLGGSMGVVVGAKVVAAADLAIDLGAPLVAVSCSGGARMQEGMYSLLQVARAADAVRRLNEHGVPFVSVLTDPVYGGVAASFASLGDVVLAEAGSRSGFAGPRVIEQALGERLPADFQTAEFLHAHGHVDRVVERSALPEVLDRVLTCLAGRRRPGSTARARPRDRLALSAFPALPELPGLPGLPGERSPGEARETDEVRETDERGGASATGEVGEVDGSGGASGAGGADRAEEANRVSAADRTGGASRAGEAAEATGVGGSTAWDAVRAARDPRRPTVFDHVAGIFDDFVELHGDRHTEDDPALVGGLARWGATGVVVLGHAKEHDPARARVRNFGMPHPSGFRKAVRLMRLAGRLGLPVVSFVDTPGAYAGRRAEEGNQSGAIAEALRTASGLPVPLVAVVIGEGGSGGALALAAGDVLLAMRNTYFSVISPEGCAAILHGDAGRAPESAEALRLRAVDLHRAGLVDELVPEPDGGAQADPAAAVRLVGSALRRRLAELARLSTAELLARRDHRLRVRGASADAVRADE; this comes from the coding sequence ATGCGGCTGGATGACCTGTCCGACACCGGAACAGCGCCGGCCGGCGGCGACCCGACCGCGACGCCCGGCGTCGGCCCGCGCCGCGTCCTCGACCGGATCGACGAGGTGCCGCCGGGCGTGTGGCAGCGGTGCGCGGCCTGCGGGTGCCTGCTGCACCACACCGCGTGGGCGCGGTCGCACGGCGCCTGCGCGGCCTGCGGGAGCACCCGCCGGCTCAGCGCCGCCGAGCGGATCGCCCAGCTGGTCGACCCGGACACCTTCACCGAGCACTTGGCGCGCCTGCGCTCCACCGACCCGCTCGGGTTCACCGACTCGGCGCCGTACCCGGTGCGGTTGCGCCGGGCGCACGCCCGCACGGACTCCTCGGAGGCGGCGGTCCTGGGCACCGCGATGGCCGGTGGCAGGTCGGTCGTGCTGCTGGTGATGGACTTCGGCTTCCTCGGCGGGAGCATGGGCGTGGTGGTCGGCGCGAAGGTCGTCGCCGCCGCCGACCTGGCGATCGACCTGGGCGCGCCGCTCGTGGCGGTCTCGTGCTCCGGTGGCGCGCGGATGCAGGAGGGCATGTACTCCCTGCTCCAGGTGGCCCGCGCGGCCGACGCGGTACGGCGGCTGAACGAGCACGGCGTGCCGTTCGTGAGCGTGCTGACCGATCCGGTGTACGGCGGTGTCGCCGCGTCCTTCGCGTCCCTGGGTGACGTGGTGCTCGCCGAGGCGGGCAGCCGGTCGGGCTTCGCCGGTCCGCGCGTCATCGAGCAGGCGCTGGGCGAGCGGCTGCCCGCCGACTTCCAGACCGCGGAGTTCCTGCACGCGCACGGCCACGTCGACCGGGTCGTCGAGCGGTCGGCGCTGCCCGAGGTGCTGGACCGCGTGCTGACCTGCCTGGCGGGCCGCCGGCGGCCGGGGTCGACGGCGCGCGCGCGGCCCCGCGACCGGTTGGCCCTCTCGGCGTTCCCGGCGCTGCCGGAGTTGCCGGGCCTGCCCGGCCTGCCCGGCGAGCGGTCGCCGGGCGAGGCGCGCGAGACGGACGAGGTGCGGGAGACCGACGAGCGCGGCGGGGCGAGCGCGACCGGCGAGGTGGGCGAGGTGGACGGGTCGGGCGGGGCGTCCGGTGCCGGCGGAGCGGACCGTGCGGAGGAGGCGAACCGTGTGAGCGCAGCGGATCGCACGGGCGGGGCGAGCCGGGCCGGAGAGGCGGCGGAGGCGACCGGGGTCGGCGGGAGCACGGCGTGGGACGCCGTCCGGGCGGCCCGCGACCCCCGCCGCCCCACCGTCTTCGACCACGTGGCCGGGATCTTCGACGACTTCGTGGAGCTGCACGGCGACCGCCACACCGAGGACGACCCAGCGCTCGTCGGCGGCCTCGCCCGGTGGGGCGCGACCGGCGTGGTCGTCCTCGGGCACGCCAAGGAGCACGACCCGGCCCGCGCGCGGGTCCGCAACTTCGGGATGCCCCACCCGTCCGGTTTCCGCAAGGCGGTCCGGCTGATGCGGCTGGCCGGGCGGCTGGGCCTGCCCGTGGTGTCGTTCGTGGACACGCCCGGCGCCTACGCGGGCCGCCGGGCGGAGGAGGGCAACCAGAGCGGCGCCATCGCCGAGGCGCTGCGGACGGCGTCCGGCCTGCCCGTCCCGCTGGTCGCGGTGGTCATCGGGGAAGGCGGCAGCGGCGGCGCGCTGGCGCTGGCGGCCGGCGACGTGCTGCTGGCCATGCGGAACACCTACTTCTCCGTGATCAGCCCCGAGGGGTGCGCCGCGATCCTGCACGGCGACGCCGGCCGCGCGCCCGAGTCGGCCGAGGCGCTGCGGCTGCGCGCGGTCGACCTGCACCGCGCCGGGCTGGTGGACGAACTCGTCCCGGAGCCGGACGGCGGCGCGCAGGCCGACCCGGCGGCGGCGGTGCGGCTGGTCGGGTCCGCCCTGCGCCGACGCCTGGCGGAACTGGCGAGGCTGTCCACCGCCGAGCTGCTGGCCCGGCGTGACCACCGACTGCGCGTCCGGGGGGCCTCCGCGGACGCGGTCCGAGCAGACGAGTGA
- a CDS encoding DUF6230 family protein has product MADSRVRGRTRRGVFAGVLVAGLAVSALLLVAVSRGALAASFAVSGTSFKISADRLEGTGFVQFGGVDGGPEGAHAVSPSAFRTVVLDNFCQSASLRSLPVVGDVTLRIASPGEGGMSATDIVLGVAEQRGDLTLLNPQIGVDAGQVSKGPPGVVGPPGGFGQQADRATIVAPRIEAWSAAASTLRLKNSLLTLHNGGGECY; this is encoded by the coding sequence ATGGCGGACTCGCGAGTACGCGGGAGAACACGTCGCGGGGTGTTCGCCGGCGTGCTGGTCGCGGGGCTGGCCGTGTCGGCCCTCCTGCTGGTGGCGGTGTCGCGGGGAGCGCTGGCGGCGTCGTTCGCGGTGTCGGGGACGAGTTTCAAGATCTCGGCGGACAGGTTGGAGGGAACGGGTTTCGTCCAGTTCGGCGGTGTGGACGGCGGACCGGAGGGCGCGCACGCCGTGTCGCCCAGCGCTTTCCGCACCGTGGTCCTCGACAACTTCTGCCAATCGGCGTCGCTGCGCTCCCTACCGGTGGTCGGCGACGTGACCCTGCGCATCGCCTCGCCCGGCGAGGGCGGCATGTCGGCGACCGACATCGTGCTCGGCGTGGCGGAGCAGCGCGGCGACCTGACCCTGCTGAACCCGCAGATCGGGGTGGACGCCGGGCAGGTGTCGAAGGGGCCGCCCGGCGTGGTCGGCCCGCCCGGCGGGTTCGGACAGCAGGCGGACCGCGCCACGATCGTCGCGCCGCGCATCGAGGCGTGGAGCGCCGCCGCCTCCACGTTGCGCTTGAAGAACTCCCTGCTGACCCTCCACAACGGCGGTGGCGAGTGCTACTGA
- a CDS encoding DUF6114 domain-containing protein yields the protein MDADAKWGTARWRAWWRRTCRAWRGFRDWRRSRPFTAGALLVLSGVVIALPPYAGFRVGDVLVSITTVGGVSALLIGALLGICGLSLWLRPRFRFAAGVAAALLSLVALVVTNLGGFVVGTLAGLVGAALALAWTDRPRPPRRSVPRTGSSLLVVIAAAAGTGAPSAREVPAGRSWTVSASAVRLEGVAYHGIDRVVVDGRPTRAMRFTAHRVEVTDAVQVGDLGNGHELVITTARDATPAVAGSVDLFALRVTGVFSVLGLIGIPFDFTPDHPPPLVPSAAVLTDVTAVNALASGSALAVPDAELVIR from the coding sequence ATGGATGCGGACGCAAAATGGGGCACGGCGCGGTGGCGGGCGTGGTGGCGGCGGACGTGCCGGGCCTGGCGCGGTTTCCGGGACTGGCGGCGAAGCCGGCCGTTCACCGCCGGTGCGCTGCTGGTGCTGTCCGGCGTCGTGATCGCGCTCCCGCCGTACGCCGGGTTCCGCGTGGGCGACGTGCTGGTCTCCATCACGACGGTCGGTGGCGTGTCGGCGCTGCTGATCGGCGCGCTGCTCGGGATCTGCGGCCTGTCGCTGTGGCTGCGCCCGCGGTTCCGGTTCGCGGCGGGCGTGGCGGCGGCGCTCCTGTCGCTCGTCGCCCTCGTCGTGACCAACCTGGGCGGTTTCGTCGTCGGCACGCTGGCGGGACTGGTCGGCGCGGCACTCGCCCTCGCCTGGACCGACCGACCGCGACCGCCCCGGCGATCGGTGCCGCGCACCGGTTCCTCACTCCTGGTCGTGATCGCGGCGGCGGCGGGCACGGGCGCGCCGAGCGCGCGGGAGGTGCCCGCCGGGCGCAGTTGGACGGTGTCGGCGAGCGCGGTGCGGTTGGAGGGCGTCGCCTACCACGGCATCGACCGGGTCGTCGTGGACGGGCGGCCCACCAGGGCGATGCGGTTCACGGCGCACCGCGTCGAGGTCACCGACGCGGTGCAGGTCGGCGACCTCGGCAACGGGCACGAACTCGTCATCACGACCGCGCGCGACGCCACCCCGGCGGTGGCCGGCTCCGTCGACCTGTTCGCCCTGCGGGTGACCGGGGTCTTCAGCGTGCTGGGCCTGATCGGCATCCCGTTCGACTTCACCCCAGACCACCCACCGCCCCTGGTGCCGTCCGCCGCGGTGCTGACCGACGTGACCGCGGTCAACGCCCTGGCGAGCGGCTCGGCGCTGGCGGTGCCCGACGCGGAACTGGTGATCCGATGA
- a CDS encoding DUF5988 family protein, which translates to MKHEATSHRVLLSGGPDYLDPAERTRFVDDLDQPLKLPCYGGHEHFVFAGSYEVVDGARVAVMRWCHRTALAE; encoded by the coding sequence ATGAAGCACGAGGCCACGTCCCACCGCGTCCTGCTGTCCGGCGGTCCGGACTACCTGGACCCGGCCGAGCGGACCCGTTTCGTCGACGACCTCGACCAGCCGCTCAAGCTGCCGTGCTACGGCGGGCACGAGCACTTCGTGTTCGCCGGCAGCTATGAGGTCGTGGACGGGGCCCGGGTGGCGGTGATGCGTTGGTGCCATCGCACCGCCCTGGCGGAATGA
- a CDS encoding phosphatase PAP2 family protein — MDGTAASGSGLYDGVVEFAGATPRWFQGLFALYTELGLLVFGALFVVVWWRARGRNDPRATARALLAPAATVLAYVVSELLKTVVDEDRPCRGLPAEATVVACPGTGDWSFPSNHATIAGAAAVGLVLARRALLPWVAALAVLMAFSRVFVGVHYPHDVLVGLLLGAVAAWVTVRLCATPVTALVVRLGGHPLAGRVLYAAPPARAAGRRAPIDQATVRLDRTGSTARRRPDGR, encoded by the coding sequence GTGGACGGGACGGCTGCGTCCGGCAGCGGTCTGTACGACGGGGTCGTGGAGTTCGCGGGTGCGACACCGCGGTGGTTCCAGGGGTTGTTCGCCCTGTACACCGAGTTGGGACTGCTGGTCTTCGGCGCGCTGTTCGTCGTCGTCTGGTGGCGGGCGCGCGGGCGGAACGATCCGCGCGCCACCGCGCGGGCGTTGCTCGCCCCGGCGGCGACCGTGCTCGCGTACGTCGTGAGCGAACTGCTGAAGACCGTGGTGGACGAGGACCGGCCGTGTCGGGGGCTGCCGGCGGAGGCCACCGTGGTCGCGTGCCCAGGGACCGGTGACTGGTCGTTCCCGAGCAACCACGCCACGATCGCGGGGGCGGCGGCCGTCGGCCTCGTGCTCGCGCGGCGGGCGCTGCTGCCGTGGGTGGCGGCACTGGCCGTGCTGATGGCGTTCTCCAGGGTCTTCGTCGGCGTGCACTACCCGCACGACGTGCTCGTCGGCCTGCTGCTCGGCGCGGTCGCGGCGTGGGTGACCGTCCGGCTGTGCGCGACCCCGGTCACCGCGCTGGTGGTGCGGCTCGGCGGCCACCCCCTGGCGGGCAGGGTGCTGTACGCCGCGCCGCCCGCGCGGGCGGCGGGCCGACGCGCCCCGATCGACCAGGCCACCGTGCGGCTGGACCGCACCGGTTCCACCGCGCGGCGGCGACCCGACGGGCGCTGA
- a CDS encoding response regulator transcription factor, whose amino-acid sequence MIRVVLADDEAVVRVGVKGILQSDPDIDVVAEADTGRAAIDLVARHRPDVAVIDIRMPGLDGLTAAEAIRRSAEGTAVIMLTTFSEDAYIARALRAGACGFLLKSGDPHELIAGVRAVSEGAAYLSPKVAARVISAFGGDRMSRAERAKGRVAELSPRERQVLALVGAGCSNQEIGDRLHLVEGTVKSYVSAILNRLDVRNRVQAAIIAYEADLVDES is encoded by the coding sequence ATGATTCGAGTGGTGCTGGCCGACGACGAGGCGGTGGTGCGGGTGGGGGTGAAGGGCATCCTCCAGTCCGACCCGGACATCGACGTGGTGGCCGAGGCCGACACCGGGCGCGCCGCGATCGACCTCGTGGCGCGCCACCGCCCGGACGTCGCCGTCATCGACATCCGGATGCCCGGCCTGGACGGCCTCACCGCGGCCGAAGCGATCCGCCGCTCGGCCGAGGGCACGGCCGTGATCATGCTCACCACCTTCTCCGAGGACGCCTACATCGCCCGCGCGCTGCGCGCGGGCGCTTGCGGCTTCCTGCTCAAGTCCGGCGACCCCCACGAGCTGATCGCGGGTGTCCGCGCGGTGTCGGAGGGCGCCGCCTACCTGTCCCCCAAGGTAGCCGCTCGGGTCATCAGCGCCTTCGGCGGTGACCGCATGAGCCGGGCCGAGCGCGCGAAGGGCCGGGTGGCGGAGCTGAGCCCGCGCGAGCGCCAGGTCCTCGCGCTCGTCGGCGCGGGCTGCTCCAACCAGGAGATCGGCGACCGGCTCCACCTGGTCGAGGGCACGGTCAAGAGCTACGTGAGCGCCATCCTCAACCGCCTCGACGTCCGCAACCGCGTCCAGGCCGCGATCATCGCCTACGAAGCCGATCTCGTCGACGAGTCCTGA
- a CDS encoding sensor histidine kinase gives MSARAWPVRAPAAPGRADLALWGGFALLTVVERATQGGRGASWWLVLCGALLLAAAGSSARRRPLVSWLVVAVLAFGQLDGSTIGPSFLLTYPLALVAVSYRAGRSVEGVRRPVAVFAVVVALGLFAVVAVGFLDGSSLPAVGHRLVRGLYLVVALVLLAGLPWLVGRYRRLDAGLAAAGWERARQLAREQVMLAERERLRERARIAQDVHDSLGHALSLIGLRAGVLEVDRTADDRLRGFAAEMRTAVGAAAEELRTVIGVLREDAAPAPVAPVHEGVAELVDRTALSGVDVRLERVGEPVALRVLADRAVYRVVQESLTNATKHAPGAPVTVRLAHGADETVVEVVNARPPAGARPAAGQGGRGLIGIEERVRVAGGVLTAGPHDGGFRVTATLPHGAVDVVSGPVRPGAAPPVFEEERRRNQWRLVRGVAVPVGLSLVVVVLVLGLYATWVYNSVLGEGEYAALRVGADRAAIEPALPAFELTSPDIAAEPARPPGSTCSYHLTSAVVVPAPRSVYRLCFASGVLVEKTVIPVSR, from the coding sequence GTGAGCGCGCGTGCGTGGCCGGTCCGGGCCCCGGCGGCCCCGGGCCGGGCGGACCTGGCGCTGTGGGGCGGTTTCGCGCTGCTGACCGTGGTGGAGAGGGCGACGCAGGGTGGTCGCGGCGCGTCCTGGTGGCTGGTGCTGTGCGGTGCGCTGCTGCTGGCCGCGGCCGGGTCGTCGGCGCGGCGGCGTCCGCTGGTGTCGTGGCTGGTGGTGGCGGTGTTGGCGTTCGGGCAGCTGGACGGCTCGACGATCGGCCCGTCGTTCCTGCTGACGTACCCGCTGGCGCTGGTCGCGGTCAGCTACCGGGCCGGGCGCTCGGTCGAGGGCGTGCGGCGGCCGGTGGCCGTGTTCGCGGTGGTGGTGGCCCTCGGGCTGTTCGCCGTGGTCGCGGTCGGCTTCCTGGACGGGAGTTCCCTGCCCGCCGTGGGGCACCGCCTGGTGCGCGGGCTGTACCTGGTGGTGGCGCTGGTCCTGCTCGCCGGGCTGCCGTGGTTGGTCGGCCGGTACCGGAGGCTGGACGCCGGCCTCGCGGCGGCGGGCTGGGAACGCGCGCGACAGCTCGCCCGCGAGCAGGTCATGCTGGCCGAGCGGGAACGGCTGCGCGAGCGCGCCCGGATCGCGCAGGACGTGCACGACTCCCTGGGGCACGCGCTGAGCCTGATCGGGCTGCGCGCCGGGGTGCTGGAGGTGGACCGGACGGCCGACGACCGGCTGCGCGGGTTCGCGGCCGAGATGCGGACCGCCGTCGGCGCGGCCGCGGAGGAGCTGCGGACCGTCATCGGCGTGCTGCGGGAGGATGCCGCGCCCGCGCCGGTCGCGCCGGTCCACGAGGGCGTGGCGGAGCTGGTCGACCGCACCGCGTTGTCCGGTGTGGACGTCCGCCTGGAGCGCGTCGGGGAACCGGTCGCGCTGCGGGTGCTGGCGGACCGGGCGGTGTACCGGGTGGTGCAGGAGTCGCTGACGAACGCCACCAAGCACGCGCCGGGCGCGCCGGTCACCGTGCGGTTGGCGCACGGCGCGGACGAGACGGTGGTCGAGGTCGTCAACGCCCGTCCGCCCGCCGGGGCGCGCCCGGCGGCCGGGCAGGGCGGGCGTGGCCTGATCGGCATCGAGGAACGGGTCCGCGTCGCGGGCGGCGTGCTGACCGCCGGTCCGCACGACGGGGGCTTCCGGGTCACCGCCACCCTGCCGCACGGTGCCGTGGACGTCGTGTCCGGCCCGGTGCGGCCGGGGGCCGCGCCACCGGTGTTCGAGGAGGAGCGGCGGCGGAACCAGTGGCGGCTGGTGCGCGGCGTCGCGGTGCCGGTGGGGTTGAGCCTGGTGGTGGTCGTGCTCGTGCTCGGCCTGTACGCGACGTGGGTGTACAACTCCGTGCTGGGCGAGGGGGAGTACGCGGCCCTCCGGGTCGGGGCGGACCGCGCCGCGATCGAGCCGGCGCTGCCCGCGTTCGAGCTGACCTCGCCGGACATCGCGGCGGAACCGGCCCGGCCGCCGGGCTCGACCTGCTCGTACCACCTGACGAGCGCGGTGGTCGTCCCCGCGCCGCGGTCGGTGTACCGCCTGTGCTTCGCGTCGGGCGTCCTGGTGGAGAAGACGGTGATCCCGGTCTCGCGGTGA
- a CDS encoding LLM class flavin-dependent oxidoreductase yields MKKIGFLSFGHWSDSPHSGARTASDTLLQSIDLAVAAEELGVDGAYFRVHHFARQLASPFPLLAAIGARTDRIEIGTGVIDMRYENPMYMAEDAGAADLISGGRLQLGVSRGSPEQVIDGWRYFGYRPDEGDTDADMARKHTEVLLTVLEGEGFAQPNPRPMFPNPPGLLRVEPHSPGLRDRIWWGAGSNATAVWAAEKGLHLMSSTLKNDEGGAPFHVQQAEQIRAYRKAWSEAGWRREPRVSVSRSIFALTTDLDRAYFGRDGDSTDKIGYIDADTKAIFGRSYAAEPDVLVEQLAGDEAIAEADTLLLTVPNQLGVDYNTHVLDSILTHVAPALGWR; encoded by the coding sequence GTGAAGAAAATCGGATTCCTGTCCTTCGGGCACTGGTCGGACAGCCCGCACTCCGGCGCGCGGACGGCGTCGGACACGTTGCTCCAGTCCATCGACCTCGCCGTGGCGGCCGAGGAGCTGGGCGTGGACGGCGCGTACTTCCGGGTGCACCACTTCGCCCGGCAGCTGGCCTCGCCGTTCCCGCTGCTGGCCGCGATCGGCGCCCGGACCGACCGCATCGAGATCGGCACCGGCGTGATCGACATGCGGTACGAGAACCCGATGTACATGGCCGAGGACGCCGGCGCGGCCGACCTCATCTCGGGCGGCAGGCTCCAGCTCGGCGTCTCGCGGGGATCGCCCGAGCAGGTCATCGACGGGTGGCGCTACTTCGGCTACCGGCCGGACGAGGGCGACACCGACGCCGACATGGCCCGCAAGCACACAGAGGTGCTGCTGACGGTGCTGGAGGGCGAGGGCTTCGCCCAGCCCAACCCGCGCCCGATGTTCCCCAACCCGCCGGGCCTGCTACGCGTCGAGCCGCACTCGCCGGGCCTGCGCGACCGGATCTGGTGGGGCGCGGGCTCCAACGCCACCGCCGTCTGGGCGGCGGAGAAGGGCCTGCACCTGATGAGTTCGACGCTGAAGAACGACGAGGGCGGCGCGCCGTTCCACGTGCAGCAGGCCGAGCAGATCCGGGCCTACCGCAAGGCGTGGTCGGAGGCGGGTTGGCGGCGCGAGCCGCGCGTCTCGGTCTCGCGCAGCATCTTCGCGCTCACCACGGACCTCGACCGGGCCTACTTCGGCCGCGACGGCGACAGCACGGACAAGATCGGCTACATCGACGCCGACACCAAGGCGATCTTCGGCCGCAGCTACGCCGCCGAGCCCGACGTGCTGGTCGAGCAGCTGGCCGGGGACGAGGCGATCGCCGAGGCCGACACGCTGCTGCTCACCGTGCCCAACCAGCTCGGCGTCGACTACAACACCCACGTGCTCGACAGCATCCTGACCCACGTCGCGCCCGCCCTCGGCTGGCGCTGA
- a CDS encoding ATP-binding protein produces the protein MTVRNRQGDSRDDGTPSVGSTPASGVHNAVVGVVSGSVVQAGVLVVGTAHQPAARERPVPRQLPAAPPAFVGRAGECAELTAAVERPVGGAPAIAAICGAGGIGKTALALHWAHRHADRFPDGQLFVDLNGFSSAGEPMTPGAAVRGFLDALGVDPARIPSEPHAQTGLYRSLVAGKRLLIVLDNAADAEQLGPLLPGDASCGVLVTSRRRLDSLIANHGAHPVRLAALAGTEAHRLLAAHLGPDRVDAEPGAVADLLAVCGGFPLALAIVAGRARAHPHLPLTGLVAELCDEANGLDVLDGDDPAVSLPAVLSWSLRALTPWQRAVFGLLGIAPGSDIGSGAAASLLGVPGIRARAVLRELVRASLLDEHAPGRWRMHDLIRRCAVERADRDLTDAEREAALRRVVGFHLHTADAAARLLHPQVYESMVPFGRPPGGCAPLRPADARAALAWFRAEYPNLAAVERFAVERRRDALVWQLAWVMQGFRVMQGHHADNEAAWRAALVAAHRLPDPVLPTWTRGFLGAALTWNRRYAEATGHLEHVLSVAVDFEEVGVEGHAHALLAWNHGEAGDHERAWEHAHHALRICREAALGGKEAYALHVVGRCRMRAGDLAGARDCCETALALHRAQGDRFGEAEVLDSLGGIARREGRLDVVEHYRRAADLHRAHGYTYAEAESLDHLGQAHLADGQRVRARAAWEEALALYREQGRDTAAARVRARLDDLDAAGRPPPGSG, from the coding sequence ATGACGGTCCGAAACCGGCAGGGCGACAGCCGCGACGACGGGACCCCGTCGGTCGGGTCCACTCCCGCGTCCGGGGTGCACAACGCGGTCGTCGGCGTGGTGTCCGGGTCGGTGGTGCAGGCGGGCGTCCTGGTCGTGGGCACCGCGCACCAGCCCGCCGCGCGGGAGCGGCCGGTGCCTCGGCAACTGCCCGCCGCCCCACCCGCCTTCGTCGGCCGCGCCGGCGAATGCGCCGAGTTGACCGCCGCGGTGGAGCGGCCGGTGGGCGGTGCGCCGGCGATCGCGGCGATCTGCGGCGCGGGTGGCATCGGCAAGACGGCGCTGGCGCTGCACTGGGCGCACCGGCACGCCGACCGGTTCCCCGACGGGCAGCTGTTCGTCGACCTGAACGGCTTCTCCTCGGCGGGGGAGCCGATGACGCCGGGGGCGGCGGTGCGCGGGTTCCTCGACGCCCTCGGCGTGGACCCCGCACGCATCCCGTCCGAACCGCACGCGCAGACCGGGCTCTACCGCAGCCTGGTCGCGGGTAAGCGGCTGCTGATCGTCCTGGACAACGCCGCCGACGCGGAGCAGCTCGGGCCGCTGCTGCCCGGTGACGCCTCCTGCGGGGTGCTGGTGACCAGCCGTCGCCGCCTCGACAGCCTCATCGCCAACCACGGCGCGCACCCGGTGCGGCTCGCGGCGCTCGCCGGCACCGAGGCCCACCGGCTGCTCGCCGCCCACCTCGGCCCCGACCGGGTCGACGCCGAACCCGGCGCCGTGGCCGACCTGCTGGCCGTCTGCGGCGGGTTCCCCCTGGCCCTGGCCATCGTCGCGGGCCGCGCCCGCGCCCACCCCCACCTGCCGCTGACCGGCCTGGTCGCCGAGCTGTGCGACGAAGCCAACGGCCTGGACGTCCTGGACGGCGACGACCCCGCCGTCAGCCTGCCCGCCGTCCTGTCCTGGTCGCTGCGCGCGCTCACCCCGTGGCAGCGGGCGGTGTTCGGGCTGCTGGGCATCGCGCCGGGCAGCGACATCGGGTCGGGCGCGGCGGCGAGCCTGCTCGGCGTGCCCGGAATCCGGGCCAGGGCGGTGCTGCGCGAGCTGGTGCGGGCCTCCCTGCTCGACGAGCACGCACCCGGCCGGTGGCGGATGCACGACCTGATCCGCCGCTGCGCGGTGGAGCGGGCGGACCGCGACCTCACCGACGCGGAGCGGGAGGCCGCGCTGCGCCGGGTGGTCGGGTTCCACCTGCACACCGCGGACGCGGCCGCGCGGCTGCTGCACCCGCAGGTCTACGAGTCGATGGTCCCCTTCGGACGGCCGCCCGGGGGTTGTGCGCCGCTGCGCCCGGCTGACGCGCGTGCGGCGCTGGCGTGGTTCCGGGCCGAGTACCCGAACCTGGCCGCCGTCGAGCGGTTCGCGGTGGAGCGACGCCGGGACGCGCTCGTCTGGCAGCTGGCGTGGGTCATGCAGGGCTTCCGCGTCATGCAGGGGCACCACGCCGACAACGAGGCCGCGTGGCGGGCGGCCCTCGTCGCCGCCCACCGCCTGCCGGACCCGGTGCTCCCGACGTGGACGCGCGGGTTCCTGGGTGCGGCCCTCACCTGGAACCGGCGGTACGCCGAGGCCACCGGCCACCTGGAGCACGTCCTGAGCGTCGCGGTGGACTTCGAGGAGGTCGGTGTCGAGGGCCACGCGCACGCCCTCCTGGCCTGGAACCACGGCGAGGCGGGCGACCACGAGCGCGCGTGGGAGCACGCCCACCACGCCCTGCGGATCTGCCGGGAAGCGGCTCTTGGCGGGAAGGAGGCGTACGCGCTGCACGTGGTGGGTCGCTGCCGGATGCGGGCGGGCGACCTCGCCGGCGCGCGCGACTGCTGCGAGACCGCCCTTGCCCTGCACCGCGCGCAGGGCGACCGGTTCGGGGAAGCCGAGGTGCTGGACAGCCTGGGCGGGATCGCCCGCCGCGAGGGCCGCCTCGACGTGGTCGAGCACTACCGGCGCGCGGCGGACCTGCACCGGGCGCACGGGTACACCTACGCGGAAGCCGAGAGCCTCGACCACCTCGGGCAGGCCCACCTCGCCGACGGCCAACGGGTCCGGGCCCGCGCGGCGTGGGAAGAGGCGCTGGCGCTGTACCGGGAACAGGGACGGGACACCGCCGCCGCGCGGGTGCGGGCACGGCTCGACGACCTCGACGCGGCCGGCCGGCCGCCTCCGGGCAGCGGGTAG